The proteins below come from a single Rhodanobacter sp. LX-99 genomic window:
- a CDS encoding sigma-70 family RNA polymerase sigma factor: MTGRQHQQRFESLLHEHRGIVFKVAGLYSRSAADRDDLVQEIGAQLWRSFGGYDPARAKFSTWMYRIALNVAISQARRWPDADRFEPLDTHHLETVGGGEPIAEQDERLAALYAFIGQLDPLNRALILLYLEDRSYAEIADVLGISETNVATKLGRIKQKLRGQMIAAQATGA; the protein is encoded by the coding sequence ATGACCGGCAGACAACATCAGCAACGTTTCGAGTCGCTGCTGCACGAGCATCGCGGGATCGTGTTCAAGGTGGCCGGCCTGTACAGCCGCAGCGCGGCCGATCGCGACGACCTGGTGCAGGAGATCGGCGCGCAGCTGTGGCGTTCGTTCGGCGGCTACGACCCGGCGCGGGCGAAGTTCTCCACCTGGATGTACCGCATCGCGCTGAACGTGGCGATCTCGCAAGCGCGGCGCTGGCCCGATGCCGACCGTTTCGAACCGTTGGACACGCATCACCTGGAAACCGTGGGCGGTGGCGAACCGATCGCCGAACAGGACGAACGACTGGCCGCGCTGTACGCCTTCATCGGCCAGCTCGATCCGCTGAACCGCGCGTTGATCCTGCTGTACCTGGAAGACCGCAGCTACGCCGAGATCGCCGACGTGCTCGGCATCAGCGAAACCAACGTGGCGACCAAGCTCGGTCGCATCAAGCAGAAGCTGCGCGGGCAGATGATCGCTGCGCAGGCCACCGGAGCATGA
- a CDS encoding DUF502 domain-containing protein produces the protein MPRLRVKRYLLTGLLTFIPLWVTWLVFKFVLGLLAGIGAPMVAGLLNALALVAPHTAESLKMEWLTFIVALLVTLAALYLLGFIANRVIGQRFLDAFDGLLARIPLVQTIYGGTKKLMAVLQNKPSGVQRVVLVDFPRKGMKVVGFVTRVMIEEGSGREMAAVYIPTTPNPTGGYLEVVPLDELTPTDWTMDQAMAFIISGGAVAPDTLPASPALPRRDETGNPA, from the coding sequence ATGCCCCGCCTGCGCGTCAAACGCTATCTGCTGACTGGCCTGCTCACCTTCATTCCGCTGTGGGTGACCTGGCTGGTGTTCAAGTTCGTGCTGGGGCTGCTGGCCGGGATCGGCGCGCCGATGGTGGCCGGGCTGCTGAACGCGCTGGCGCTGGTGGCGCCGCACACTGCGGAATCGCTGAAGATGGAGTGGCTGACCTTCATCGTGGCGCTGCTGGTGACGCTGGCGGCGCTGTACCTGCTCGGTTTCATCGCCAACCGGGTGATCGGCCAGCGCTTCCTCGACGCGTTCGACGGCCTGCTGGCGCGCATTCCGCTGGTGCAGACGATCTACGGCGGCACCAAGAAGCTGATGGCGGTGCTGCAGAACAAGCCGTCCGGGGTGCAGCGCGTGGTGCTGGTGGATTTCCCGCGCAAGGGCATGAAGGTGGTCGGCTTCGTCACCCGGGTGATGATCGAGGAGGGCAGCGGCCGCGAGATGGCGGCGGTGTACATCCCGACCACGCCGAACCCCACCGGCGGCTACCTGGAAGTGGTGCCGCTGGACGAACTCACGCCGACCGACTGGACGATGGACCAGGCGATGGCTTTCATCATTTCCGGCGGCGCGGTGGCGCCCGATACGCTGCCCGCCTCGCCTGCGCTGCCGCGCCGCGACGAAACCGGGAACCCTGCATGA